Proteins encoded in a region of the Eschrichtius robustus isolate mEscRob2 chromosome 14, mEscRob2.pri, whole genome shotgun sequence genome:
- the KATNAL2 gene encoding katanin p60 ATPase-containing subunit A-like 2 isoform X3, which produces MEYESYYFVKFQKYPKIVKKASDTAENNLPQRSGGKTRRAMNDSCQNLPKISQQRPRSKTTVGKPGGSKPLHREHPKQELVNHTHKESADFGLSISGINKGSGEENVHPQKGQIIDFRGLLTDAIKGATSELGLNSFDCNPDPSERLLKPLSAFIGMNSEMRELAAVVSRDIYLHNPNIKWNDIIGLDAAKQLVKEAVVYPIRYPQLFTGILSPWKGLLLYGPPGTGKTLLAKAVATECKTTFFNISASTIVSKWRGDSEKLVRVLFELARYHAPSTIFLDELESVMSQRGTAPGGEHEGSLRMKTELLVQMDGLARSEDLVFVLAASNLPWELDCAMLRRLEKRILVDLPSQEARQAMIHHWLPPVSRGSALELRAELEYSLLSREMEGYSGSDIKLVCREAAMRPVRKIFNALETQQSESSSLPGIQLDTVTTADFLDVLAHTKPSAKNLAQRYSAWQSEFESV; this is translated from the exons AGCGATGAACGACAGTTGTCAAAATCTTCCCAAGATCAGCCAGCAGAGGCCACGGTCCAAAACCACGGTGGGGAAGCCAGGGGGCAGCAAGCCCCTCCACAGGGAGCATCCGAAACAG GAGCTTGTCAATCACACTCACAAGGAGAGTGCTGACTTTGGCTTAAGTATATCTGGAATCAACAAAGGCAGTGGAGAAGAAAACGTCCACCCACAAAAA GGCCAAATCATTGACTTCCGAGGGCTGCTCACAGATGCCATAAAAGGAGCAACCAGCGAACTTGGCTTGAACAGCTTCGACTGTAACCCAGACCCTTCA GAACGATTGTTGAAACCTCTGAGTGCATTTATTGGCATGAACAGTGAGATGCGAGAATTGGCAGCCGTGGTGAGCCGG GACATTTATCTCCATAATCCAAACATAAAGTGGAATGACATTATTGGACTCGATGCAGCCAAGCAGTTAGTCAAAGAAGCTGTTGTGTATCCTATAAGG TACCCACAGCTGTTTACAGGAATTCTTTCCCCCTGGAAAGGACTGCTGCTCTACGGACCTCCAG GTACAGGAAAGACTTTGCTGGCCAAAGCTGTGGCTACGGAATGCAAGACAACCTTCTTTAATATTTCTGCATCTACCATCGTAAGCAAatggagaggggattcagaaaaACTTGTTCGG GTGTTATTTGAACTTGCCCGCTATCACGCCCCCTCCACCATCTTCCTGGACGAGCTGGAGTCAGTGATGAGTCAGAGAGGCACGGCTCCTGG GGGAGAGCACGAAGGAAGCCTGCGGATGAAGACAGAGTTACTGGTGCAGATGGATGGGCTGGCTCGCTCCGAGGATCTCGTGTTTGTCTTAGCAGCCTCCAACCTGCCGTG GGAGCTAGACTGTGCCATGTTGCGGCGCCTGGAGAAGAGGATTCTGGTGGACCTCCCGAGCCAGGAGGCCAGGCAGGCCATGATCCACCACTGGCTGCCCCCCGTGAGCAGGGGCAGCGCCCTGGAGCTGCGCGCGGAGCTGGAGTACAGCCTGCTGAGCCGG GAGATGGAGGGCTACTCGGGCTCGGACATCAAGCTAGTCTGCAGGGAAGCAGCCATGCGGCCTGTGAGGAAGATCTTCAACGCCCTTGAAACTCAGCAGTCAG AGAGCAGCAGTTTACCTGGGATCCAGCTGGATACAGTGACCACTGCTGACTTTTTGGATGTGCTAGCCCACACCAAGCCTTCAGCAAAAAATCTGGCTCAGAGATACTCAGCCTGGCAAAGCGAGTTCGAGTCTGTGTGA
- the KATNAL2 gene encoding katanin p60 ATPase-containing subunit A-like 2 isoform X5 — MNDSCQNLPKISQQRPRSKTTVGKPGGSKPLHREHPKQELVNHTHKESADFGLSISGINKGSGEENVHPQKGQIIDFRGLLTDAIKGATSELGLNSFDCNPDPSERLLKPLSAFIGMNSEMRELAAVVSRDIYLHNPNIKWNDIIGLDAAKQLVKEAVVYPIRYPQLFTGILSPWKGLLLYGPPGTGKTLLAKAVATECKTTFFNISASTIVSKWRGDSEKLVRVLFELARYHAPSTIFLDELESVMSQRGTAPGGEHEGSLRMKTELLVQMDGLARSEDLVFVLAASNLPWELDCAMLRRLEKRILVDLPSQEARQAMIHHWLPPVSRGSALELRAELEYSLLSREMEGYSGSDIKLVCREAAMRPVRKIFNALETQQSESSSLPGIQLDTVTTADFLDVLAHTKPSAKNLAQRYSAWQSEFESV, encoded by the exons ATGAACGACAGTTGTCAAAATCTTCCCAAGATCAGCCAGCAGAGGCCACGGTCCAAAACCACGGTGGGGAAGCCAGGGGGCAGCAAGCCCCTCCACAGGGAGCATCCGAAACAG GAGCTTGTCAATCACACTCACAAGGAGAGTGCTGACTTTGGCTTAAGTATATCTGGAATCAACAAAGGCAGTGGAGAAGAAAACGTCCACCCACAAAAA GGCCAAATCATTGACTTCCGAGGGCTGCTCACAGATGCCATAAAAGGAGCAACCAGCGAACTTGGCTTGAACAGCTTCGACTGTAACCCAGACCCTTCA GAACGATTGTTGAAACCTCTGAGTGCATTTATTGGCATGAACAGTGAGATGCGAGAATTGGCAGCCGTGGTGAGCCGG GACATTTATCTCCATAATCCAAACATAAAGTGGAATGACATTATTGGACTCGATGCAGCCAAGCAGTTAGTCAAAGAAGCTGTTGTGTATCCTATAAGG TACCCACAGCTGTTTACAGGAATTCTTTCCCCCTGGAAAGGACTGCTGCTCTACGGACCTCCAG GTACAGGAAAGACTTTGCTGGCCAAAGCTGTGGCTACGGAATGCAAGACAACCTTCTTTAATATTTCTGCATCTACCATCGTAAGCAAatggagaggggattcagaaaaACTTGTTCGG GTGTTATTTGAACTTGCCCGCTATCACGCCCCCTCCACCATCTTCCTGGACGAGCTGGAGTCAGTGATGAGTCAGAGAGGCACGGCTCCTGG GGGAGAGCACGAAGGAAGCCTGCGGATGAAGACAGAGTTACTGGTGCAGATGGATGGGCTGGCTCGCTCCGAGGATCTCGTGTTTGTCTTAGCAGCCTCCAACCTGCCGTG GGAGCTAGACTGTGCCATGTTGCGGCGCCTGGAGAAGAGGATTCTGGTGGACCTCCCGAGCCAGGAGGCCAGGCAGGCCATGATCCACCACTGGCTGCCCCCCGTGAGCAGGGGCAGCGCCCTGGAGCTGCGCGCGGAGCTGGAGTACAGCCTGCTGAGCCGG GAGATGGAGGGCTACTCGGGCTCGGACATCAAGCTAGTCTGCAGGGAAGCAGCCATGCGGCCTGTGAGGAAGATCTTCAACGCCCTTGAAACTCAGCAGTCAG AGAGCAGCAGTTTACCTGGGATCCAGCTGGATACAGTGACCACTGCTGACTTTTTGGATGTGCTAGCCCACACCAAGCCTTCAGCAAAAAATCTGGCTCAGAGATACTCAGCCTGGCAAAGCGAGTTCGAGTCTGTGTGA